A single window of Arvicanthis niloticus isolate mArvNil1 chromosome X, mArvNil1.pat.X, whole genome shotgun sequence DNA harbors:
- the LOC117694713 gene encoding mortality factor 4-like protein 2, producing the protein MGVELSLPGELKSRLVEDWDLVFKQKQLFQLPAEKSVDTILAEYVTFVKSQGLVDNREYSVDELVFGIRVYFNNMLATQLLYQFERPQYAEIHLAYPDSPMSQVYGAPHLLRLFVNIGTALAHSPLNRQSLLLMCNYMHGFLEYLVENSTLFNANNYRVASAEYCCKAL; encoded by the coding sequence ATGGGAGTTGAGTTGAGCTTGCCTGGTGAACTGAAGTCTCGTCTTGTTGAGGACTGGGACTTGGTCTTCAAGCAAAAGCAGTTATTCCAACTTCCTGCTGAGAAGAGTGTAGATACCATTCTTGCAGAATATGTGACTTTTGTGAAGTCACAAGGGCTTGTTGATAATAGAGAATACTCTGTTGACGAGCTTGTATTTGGAATAAGAGTGTATTTCAACAACATGCTGGCCACGCAGTTGCTCTACCAGTTTGAAAGGCCCCAGTATGCTGAAATTCACCTAGCTTATCCTGATAGTCCAATGTCTCAGGTTTATGGGGCTCCACACCTCCTGCGATTGTTTGTGAATATTGGGACTGCATTGGCCCATTCACCTCTTAACAGGCAGAGTCTTCTCTTAATGTGTAACTATATGCATGGTTTTCTTGAGTATCTTGTAGAGAACTCTACTTTGTTTAATGCCAACAATTACAGAGTAGCTTCTGCTGAATATTGCTGCAAAGCCCTGTGA